TGAGGGTTTAATTTTCGTGGTAAAAGTTACAAATTATGAGAGGAAAGGGCTCGCCGAAAAACAAAAAAGTGTTTACAAAACGGAACTCGGACGAAAAAAGTATTATCTTTAGGGCATGAACAAACTTATGTCTTATCTCATTCTTGGCCTGCTTGTCATCGTGGCGTTCGCGCTTCTCAAGACGTTCGTCATTCCGCCCGAGATTACGGTCAAGGAATGGTTCGTGTATTTGACTGCGGCGGTGACCGTACTGGCTGTCGTTGTTCCCTGCGTTATTTATTATTTGCGTACGCCTCCCGGAATTGACCATAAATAATCCGGTGAATCGTTTCCGCTTTCTTTTGCCGTTCGTCTAAAAAATTATATTTGGCCGCATGTTGAAAATCGGAGTGATGGCTTCCGGTGGTGGAAGCAATTTTAAAGCTATTATTGAACGTATTGGTGAGGGTGACCTCGAAGCTCAGTGCAAGTTCCTGATTACGAACAACGGAACGTGCGGTGCGGTTTCGCTTGCTGGGGAATACGGCATACCTGTATATCATATTTCTGGAAAGACTCATCCGGAGCGTGCGGACTACGAAGCCGCGCTTCTGGAAGTTCTCGACCGTTACGATGTGGACCTGTTGATTCTGGCGGGCTACATGAAGGCTTTGCCTCCGTGCATGATTGCGCGTATGCCCGATCGCATCCTGAACATCCATCCGTCGCTCTTGCCCAAGTTCGGCGGGAAGGGATTCTGGGGAATCCACGTGCACGAGGCTGTCCTGGCCGCACACGAGAAGGAATCTGGCCCGACGGTGCACCT
This genomic window from Fibrobacter sp. contains:
- the purN gene encoding phosphoribosylglycinamide formyltransferase codes for the protein MLKIGVMASGGGSNFKAIIERIGEGDLEAQCKFLITNNGTCGAVSLAGEYGIPVYHISGKTHPERADYEAALLEVLDRYDVDLLILAGYMKALPPCMIARMPDRILNIHPSLLPKFGGKGFWGIHVHEAVLAAHEKESGPTVHLVSEEIDKGRILAQVKVPVLEGDTPEVLAARVLEQEHNLYWKTIRDYAATLGLS